Proteins from a genomic interval of Lycium ferocissimum isolate CSIRO_LF1 chromosome 2, AGI_CSIRO_Lferr_CH_V1, whole genome shotgun sequence:
- the LOC132048394 gene encoding oleosin H2-like, whose amino-acid sequence MADRHTHGHLHTHPHRRPHEGGGMMKSLLPSKGPSATQILAIVTLLPVGGTLFCLAGLTLIGTLVGLAVATPVFLLFSPVIVPAILTVGLAVAGFMTSGAFGVTGLSSLSWILNYLKQGKSVPENLDAAKRRMADATAHPGQKKKDVGQTIQSKAQEGKEGARTT is encoded by the exons ATGGCCGACCgtcacacacacggccaccttcACACTCACCCACACCGACGTCCTCATGAAGGTGGTGGCATGATGAAAAGTCTTCTTCCTTCAAAAGGTCCTTCAGCTACACAAATATTAGCTATTGTAACTCTACTTCCTGTTGGTGGGACCCTTTTTTGTCTTGCTGGTCTTACCCTTATTGGCACTTTAGTTGGGCTTGCTGTTGCAACTCCAGTGTTTCTCCTCTTCAGCCCAGTCATTGTACCTGCTATTCTTACTGTTGGGCTTGCTGTTGCTGG gttcatGACTTCCGGTGCTTTTGGTGTTACTGGGCTTTCATCTCTATCTTGGATCCTCAATTATCTCAAACAAG GTAAGTCGGTCCCGGAAAATTTAGATGCGGCAAAGAGGCGCATGGCAGATGCAACTGCCCACCCTgggcaaaagaaaaaggatgtgGGACAAACAATCCAAAGCAAAGcacaagaaggaaaagaaggagCCAGGACTACTTAA
- the LOC132047235 gene encoding LOB domain-containing protein 25 has translation MASSSSYSNPPCAACKFLRRKCLPGCIFAPYFPPEEPTKFANVHKIFGASNVSKLLNEIQPHQREDAVNSLAYEAEARMKDPVYGCVGAISVLQRQVIGLQKELDATNADLMRYANREVNSSYAYNSQMVNQQRNLNYERRSMGSAGGTTGIDQTNYGFCIPSYTWDNTISGNHNPEADDDSSM, from the coding sequence ATGGCTTCTTCCAGCAGCTATTCTAATCCCCCATGTGCAGCTTGCAAATTCTTGAGAAGAAAATGTTTGCCAGGTTGCATTTTTGCTCCCTATTTTCCTCCAGAAGAACCAACAAAATTCGCCAACGTACACAAAATATTTGGTGCTAGCAACGTAAGTAAACTCCTCAACGAAATTCAACCTCACCAGAGAGAAGACGCAGTTAATTCTCTTGCTTATGAAGCTGAAGCACGTATGAAAGATCCAGTTTATGGCTGTGTTGGAGCCATCTCAGTTCTACAAAGACAAGTTATAGGCCTTCAGAAAGAACTCGATGCTACGAATGCTGATTTAATGCGATATGCCAATCGTGAAGTTAATAGTTCATATGCGTATAATAGTCAAATGGTGAATCAACAAAGGAATTTGAATTATGAGAGAAGATCAATGGGTTCTGCTGGAGGAACTACTGGAATTGATCAAACTAATTATGGGTTTTGTATTCCAAGTTATACATGGGACAATACCATTTCAGGTAATCACAACCCTGAGGCAGATGATGATAGTAGCATGTGA